A single window of Rana temporaria chromosome 1, aRanTem1.1, whole genome shotgun sequence DNA harbors:
- the LOC120921149 gene encoding uncharacterized protein LOC120921149 gives MSDSADSDVQQNKRTKRQKSRGPIYTKEENAALVAAVSKEKVTLFCQSVPASEKSAAWERVRDSVNAVSKFHRPTNGVRHRFYDCRATVTKKMQRLRLGQNRGKPIKLREWEAELRDVLLAEDVPGFSSRGQNHRAGDQETSSLEGSAPTPSTSYQQHSGESCIQDPPASASGRTIAPPQDQQYHPERRVQCSPHSPVLLLERLEIQPEITPIIPQTPDFSPGPEEEHRGQGSFIQPPHALMPPTAVPPFPTVQEIILRELIELRCDNRKLQRKVKRLTRLTHQLSRQQTESFEIILARASQQHN, from the exons atgTCAGATAGTGCGGACTCAGATGTGCAGCAGAACAAGCGAACCAAGAGACAGAAATCAAGGGGACCCATATATACCAAAGAGGAGAATGCTGCATTGGTTGCTGCAGTATCAAAAGAAAAAGTGACACTCTTCTGCCAATCCGTGCCAGCATCTGAGAAGTCAGCAGCCTGGGAACGAGTCCGGGACTCCGTGAATGCGGTCTCCAAGTTTCACAGGCCCACCAATGGCGTCAGACACAg GTTCTATGATTGTCGGGCAACGGTTACAAAGAAGATGCAGAGGCTTCGACTAGGACAAAACCGAGGAAAGCCTATCAAGTTGCGAGAGTGGGAGGCGGAGCTAAGAGATGTCCTTCTGGCAGAGGATGTCCCTGGATTCAGCAGCAGGGGTCAAAATCATAGAGCTGGTG ATCAAGAAACATCATCCTTGGAAGGATCAGCTCCAACTCCAAGTACATCCTATCAACAACATTCTGGTG AAAGCTGCATTCAAGACCCTCCAGCATCGGCTTCTGGCAGGACCATTGCTCCTCCTCAGG ATCAGCAATACCACCCTGAGAGGAGAGTACAGTGCAGCCCGCACTCTCCTGTTCTTCTTTTGGAGAGGCTGGAGATTCAGCCAGAGATTACCCCTATCATTCCCCAGACTCCTGATTTCTCCCCCGGCccagaggaggagcacagaggacaagGTTCATTCATTCAGCCACCCCATGCCCTGATGCCACCTACTGCTGTACCGCCTTTCCCAACTGTGCAGGAGATCATTCTGAGGGAGCTTATAGAATTAAGGTGTGACAACCGAAAACTACAACGAAAGGTCAAAAGGCTTACCCGGCTTACCCATCAGTTGAGCAGGCAGCAAACTGAGAGTTTTGAAATAATTTTGGCCCGGGCAAGCCAACAACACAATTAG